A part of Pectinophora gossypiella chromosome Z, ilPecGoss1.1, whole genome shotgun sequence genomic DNA contains:
- the LOC126379792 gene encoding ecotropic viral integration site 5 ortholog isoform X4 — translation MKVDAEARDAPAVPPALPGTPIASNTESPVSSLDECVVHVSEIPSPDRALLAKLEEENRRIEADAKCPSLVTVHSRKSSDTSQISLVSATSSSHEEGRVGSNGEEDLWSLWGRIVSNWETEWKRRNQFVRDLVRQGVPHHFRGIVWQLLAGVDTSPEKKLYASYIKAKSACEKVIRRDIARTYPEHDFFKEKDGLGQESLFNVMKAYSLHDREVGYCQGSGFIVGLLLMQMPEEEAFAVLVKIMQQHRMRDMFKPSMAELGLCMFQLENLVQELLPDLHVHFQSQSFSTSIYASSWFLTLFTTTLSLPLACRIMDVFLSEGIEIVFKVALAMLTLGKNDLLSLDMESILKYIQKELPAKAEADQDAFMNLAYSIKVNPKKMKKLEKEYTVIKTREQGDIAVLRCLRQENRLLKQRVELLEKESSALAERLVRGQVDRAEGEEETFALAREVQALRRANVDAQQRLAVAQDEIRSLEMTIAENNSRQSSLEGMEGERSSTAKGEELARCLQRELVRARLHAAEREAAERELTARITELENENKSLRRQRVDNNVAHLQDELIAVKLREAEANLSLKDLRQRVSELSDTWQRHLQEHRQEAAPPPAQSNVVSDIMATPKKLLRAWEGRSADVQKLEEELMTTRIREVEALTELKELRLKVMELETQVQVSTNQLRRQDDEARQLRENLDAALQRERALLARQREFQHKYTDLESKAKYESMQANIRNMEVAQRIAELENEVSEYKLKNEVMATEGELRNNIDDSDKVREMQEQMAELKAEYPTPITTPDTEPWKWLEL, via the exons ATGAAGGTGGACGCCGAGGCCCGCGACGCGCCTGCTGTGCCGCCCGCGCTACCCGGAACCCCGATCGCTAGTAATACAGAATCGCCTGTGTCATCCCTGGACG AGTGCGTCGTACACGTTAGTGAGATCCCGAGTCCCGACCGGGCGTTACTCGCCAAACTGGAGGAAGAGAACCGACGTATCGAGGCGGACGCCAAGTGCCCCTCGCTAGTCACCGTGCACAGTCGGAAGAGTTCCGACACCTCGCAGATATCTTTAGTATCTG CGACGAGCTCGAGTCATGAAGAAGGCCGGGTGGGGAGCAACGGGGAAGAAGACCTGTGGAGCCTGTGGGGGCGCATTGTCAGCAACTGGGAGACAGAGTGGAAGCGGCGCAACCAGTTCGTGCGCGACCTGGTGCGTCAGGGTGTCCCGCACCACTTCAGAGGCATCGTGTGGCAGCTGCTAGCCGGCGTAGACACTTCGCCCGAGAAGAAGCTATACGCTTCCTACATTAAG GCGAAATCGGCGTGTGAGAAGGTGATCCGGCGCGATATAGCGCGCACGTATCCTGAACATGACTTCTTCAAGGAGAAGGATGGGCTGGGACAAGAGTCGCTGTTCAACGTCATGAAGGCATACTCCCTGCATGACCGCGAAGTTGGCTACTGTCAGGGGTCAGGCTTCATAGTCGGACTCCTGCTTATGCAG ATGCCAGAGGAGGAGGCATTCGCAGTACTGGTGAAGATCATGCAGCAACACCGCATGCGCGACATGTTCAAACCCAGCATGGCGGAGCTGGGCCTCTGCATGTTCCAGCTCGAGAACCTCGTGCAAGAGCTGCTGCCTGACCTACACGTGCACTTCCAATCACAG AGTTTCAGCACATCAATTTATGCGAGTAGCTGGTTCCTGACACTGTTCACAACAACCCTGTCCTTGCCCCTCGCTTGCCGCATCATGGACGTATTCCTCTCCGAAGGCATCGAAATAGTCTTCAAAGTCGCCCTGGCCATGCTCACCCTGGGAAAAAACGACCTCCTATCCCTCGATATGGAAAGCATTCTCAAG tACATTCAAAAAGAATTGCCTGCGAAGGCGGAAGCGGATCAGGATGCGTTCATGAATTTAGCATACTCAATAAAAGTAAACCCGAAGAAGATGAAGAAATTGGAGAAGGAATACACGGTGATCAAAACTAGAGAACAGGGTGACATTGCTGTGTTAAGG TGTCTGAGGCAAGAGAACCGTCTGTTGAAGCAACGCGTAGAGTTGTTGGAGAAGGAGAGTTCAGCGCTGGCAGAGCGGCTGGTGCGCGGGCAGGTGGACCGCGCCGAGGGGGAGGAGGAGACGTTTGCGCTGGCTCGCGAGGTGCAAGCTCTGCGGCGCGCCAATGTAGACGCGCAACAACGCCTCGCCGTCGCGCAGGACGAGATACGCTCCCTGGAAATGACCATTGCCGAG AACAACTCGAGACAATCGTCTCTCGAGGGCATGGAGGGCGAGCGCTCCAGCACGGCGAAGGGCGAGGAGCTGGCGCGGTGCTTGCAGCGCGAGCTGGTGCGTGCGCGGCTGCACGCAGCCGAGCGCGAGGCCGCCGAGAGAGAGCTCACTGCGCGCATCACCGAGCTCGAGAATGAAAACAAAAGTCTCCGTCGGCAGCGTGTGGACAACAACGTCGCGCATTTGCAG GATGAATTAATTGCTGTGAAACTACGCGAGGCAGAGGCTAACCTTTCGTTGAAGGATCTCCGCCAACGAGTCTCTGAACTATCGGATACGTGGCAGAGGCATCTCCAG GAGCACAGACAAGAAGCGGCGCCCCCACCGGCGCAGTCTAACGTGGTGTCGGACATCATGGCGACGCCCAAGAAGCTGCTGCGAGCGTGGGAGGGCCGCTCGGCTGACGTGCAGAAGTTAGAAGAAGAACTCATGACCACCAGGATACGGGAGGTCGAAGCACTCACCGAACTAAAAGAATTGAGGCTCAAG GTAATGGAGCTGGAGACACAAGTGCAGGTTTCAACGAACCAGCTGCGGCGGCAAGACGACGAGGCACGTCAGCTGCGCGAGAACCTGGACGCGGCGTTGCAGCGGGAACGCGCGCTGTTGGCTCGCCAGCGGGAGTTCCAGCACAAGTACACCGACCTCGAGAGCAAG GCGAAGTACGAGTCTATGCAGGCGAACATTCGCAACATGGAGGTCGCTCAAAGGATAGCTGAGCTTGAGAATGAAGTTTCCGAGTATAAACTAAAG AACGAGGTGATGGCTACAGAAGGAGAACTGCGAAACAATATCGACGACTCCGACAAAGTCCGTGAAATGCAGGAGCAGATGGCCGAACTCAAAGCCGAG TATCCGACACCAATCACCACTCCGGACACAGAGCCCTGGAAATGGCTCGA